The Synechocystis sp. PCC 6714 genome includes the window GCCAATACGGCATTCTGATTCTAGAAATTCCCAGTCAATGGTGGCTCCGGCCACGGCCAATGCTCCGTAACCTCCAAAGGAATGACCCCCTACCCCCACCTCAGTTAGATTAAGGCGATCGCCGAATTCGCTAGCATTACGACGTCCCAGCTCATCAATGACGTAGCTGATGTCTTTGGGGCGGTCAATAAACTCCGTAGGATAGTAACCTTGACGGGAAGTGCGATTGAGCAAAGCTTGGGCCTGGAGAATGTCACTGCCGGGATGCTGGGGCAAAGCCACCAGGAACCCATAGGAAGCCATTTTTTCCGCCGCATTGTCAAAATCTTCCGGGCGGGAAGCCAAACCATGGGAAAAAACTATGACAGGGGTTTTGCCCGGTTTCCACCGTTGAGGGCGGTAAACATCCACATAAAAACGACGGTTTCGGCTGCCATCGGTTAACCACCAAGTTTGCTTGGGGGCCACACCGTAGGGGCCCATTTCCGTTGGATCTGGCAAGACACTAAAGTCTATCTCCCCTTCCGAAGCCGCCTCAATTTCCGATAGGGCAATCATCTTATCAATGAAGTGCTCAGAGGCTTTGACCAACAGTTGTACTGCCCTAGCCCGTTCTTCCACCACTTCCCCTTGGAAATGGATGTCGGTGGGGTACTTCTTGATGAAATTGATTAGGCTTAGTCCCCCTTCTGGATCTTGGGCTGCCTGCACGATTGCTGCCCGAATGCCATATTTTGAATTACTGCCCCAGGGAGCATTGAGAATAAACGCAGCTCTGGCCAAAGCATCTTCCCCCAGACTGGTGTTGAAAAAATTGCTAAGCACAACGGGGTCCACTTCGGCCCGTAGTCCCATAATTTCCCGCAATTTGGTGCGTTTTTCCTCTGAAGCCCCCACCAGGTTAAATAAAAAACCTAGATTAGAATCCACAGTACCGTCTTGTACAAAGCGCTCTAGGGATGCCACCCGCACTGTTAACTTCACCGGTCCATAGGTAAAAAAAATGTTTTCTGCAGTTTTGCCCGGTAATTGAACGGCGATCGCCGTGAGGGCTCCCAAACAAACGGACTGGAACCAACGATTTAAGGTTTTTGGGAAAGTTGCCATGGAAGCCATAAGGGTTAATTAGGGGGGGGGATAAATAGGCTGAGCGGGCGTGTTGGAACAGAACCTGAGCTACATTCTAGGCAATTTTTTTGCCATTGCCCCCAACGTAAAGTTACTTAACGTATTTAGCCAATTTTGGTTGTTACTCTCC containing:
- a CDS encoding alpha/beta hydrolase yields the protein MATFPKTLNRWFQSVCLGALTAIAVQLPGKTAENIFFTYGPVKLTVRVASLERFVQDGTVDSNLGFLFNLVGASEEKRTKLREIMGLRAEVDPVVLSNFFNTSLGEDALARAAFILNAPWGSNSKYGIRAAIVQAAQDPEGGLSLINFIKKYPTDIHFQGEVVEERARAVQLLVKASEHFIDKMIALSEIEAASEGEIDFSVLPDPTEMGPYGVAPKQTWWLTDGSRNRRFYVDVYRPQRWKPGKTPVIVFSHGLASRPEDFDNAAEKMASYGFLVALPQHPGSDILQAQALLNRTSRQGYYPTEFIDRPKDISYVIDELGRRNASEFGDRLNLTEVGVGGHSFGGYGALAVAGATIDWEFLESECRIGQGVPNTALLLQCDALTLPRSDYDFRDPRVVAVLAANPVNSAIFGVSGLHKVTVPVLLLGGSYDPATPFVLEQARSFPRLASRDKYLTLMEGQAHVDFSKIDANIKNVVESVEAVSLKLPDPNLLHTYGSAVMVPFFQLYVAGDESFRPLVENGAAHAAYLSRDQQFKFYLISQKSEGALIKEINQFRRTNGLTPPPNEFPSQTISDNF